The Cervus canadensis isolate Bull #8, Minnesota chromosome 29, ASM1932006v1, whole genome shotgun sequence genome includes a window with the following:
- the LOC122430502 gene encoding 60S ribosomal protein L17-like, which yields MVRYSLDPENPTKSCKSRGSNLRVHFKNTRETAQAIKGMHIRKATKYLKDVTLKKQCVPFRRYNGGVGRCAQAKQWGWTQGRWPKKSAEFLLHMLKNAESNAELKGLDVDSLVIEHIQVNKAPKMRRRTYRAHGRINPYMSSPCHIEMILTEKEQIVPKPEEEVAQKKKISQKKLKKQKLMAWE from the coding sequence ATGGTGCGCTATTCACtcgacccagaaaaccccacaaaatcatgcaaatcaagaggttcaaatcttcgtgttcactttaagaacactcgtgagactgcccaggccataaagggtatgcatatccgaaaagccaccaagtatctgaaggatgtcactttaaagaagcaatgtgtGCCATTCCGTCGTTACAATGGTGGAGTTGGTAGGTGTGCACAggccaaacagtggggctggacACAGGGTCGGTGGCccaaaaagagtgctgaatttttactacacatgctcaaaaatgcagagagtaatgctgaacttaagggcttagatgtagattctctggtcattgagcacatccaagtgaacaaagcccccaagatgaggcgcaggacttacagagctcacggtcggatcaacccctacatgagctctccctgccacattgagatgatccttactgaaaaagaacagattgttcctaaaccagaagaggaggttgcacagaagaaaaagatatcccagaagaaactgaagaaacaaaaacttatggccTGGGAATAA